In the genome of Catharus ustulatus isolate bCatUst1 chromosome 1, bCatUst1.pri.v2, whole genome shotgun sequence, the window CACCATCCACGCCAGAGTCGCTATCCCTGCGTCCTTCAGTTCTTCGCGCGAGTAGCGCTGACTGTGACTGTGGGGATGATGGTtttgatgatgatggtggtgcAGAATGTGATGGTAGTCATGGTGATGGTGACTTAGATGATCTGTCTGTCCTAGAGTATCGTGCAAGTGAGAATGGCACTTGTTTCTACAGCCCCTGGACACATATTCATTGTCAACCTCCTCTCGATGAGAATGAGCTATCATCacttcttcttcctcttgtaCAGTTGGCTGCTGAGAAATGAAGGTTGATGGATCTTGAGAGTCTACCCCTAGATAGCCCTCAGGCCCTGTTACAAAAACCCAGAGTACAACgttacacatttttaaaatcacctAAGAAGCAAAGATACAATAAATAGTTTGACTATGTGAAGCCCTAAAGTAGTTTAGAGACTGATAATCCAGTATCTTGAACCAAAAGATTTCCTTGAAACGTTTCTACAACTTACTCAGATTTCAGAGATAATTCCCAATACCTCAAAGGAAAACTTTTAGTTTCTGTTGCCTAGTGCTGAAGCAGCCGTTATGGCCACGAATGCTTcctaaaaggcaaaaaatcttTTCATCTAAGGCTCACTGCAATTTAAACACAACAGCAAAAGGCTCCAAGTCCCAGTTTCACAGCATGAAAACTGTTAGTTCAATTGCTTCAGAAAAACCAAGTATCTGAAAAGCATGTGTCATTTACTTGgggcagaagaaaaatgatACAGAAGAAGATTATGTTATAGATAATTTTGGAAATGtctatatttcaaaataaatacaggcaCTTGAGTTTAACACCTGGAAAATAAACACTAAAAAACGAAGTCATCAATACAGACCATGAAATATCCTCATATAAATATTGCTGACACAGCACAGTTGGTTCTTTTAACTAATTTTCTGACACTTGATAAATTCTTCCTCTGCAATTAaattaatacagatttttttttctacattacAGACAAGTATTTCATTAGTTATAAAATTACTCTGAAAAACTGAACATCTCTTTTAGCAACAAGAGCTAACAAGTAACTAGTCTGGTGTTTTGGCTTAAAGCATGATCTTGGGATACATGGTCATTTACACTCTGAATGTTGAACTTAAAGTATTGTCTAGAATTCTGCAATATTACccttataaataaataatcaatcAAACTATCAAAACCCAGAAATCTAAATAATGAGTCAAGCATATAACATCTAGCAGTCTAAGAGAAGTGCAGAAGTCAGTAGGTACACTGTATTGCAAATTTCACAGAACGACTTCAACTTCTGCTGCTAAATCCAGAATTAAAAGGCTTGAAGTTCCAAAACTGTGAATTCACTATTTCTAACCCACCCATCCTTTTCAAAGGAAAGCAGCAAATAGACCTAGTGCTCTACATATCAGCAGACAgacagtttttgttttgaaaacaattcAAATAGGCAGTGATCAAACCTACAGTAAGAAGCAGATCTACAAGCTGCCACCTATCAGGTGTTTTTTAAACAGTGCTGCCACAAAGTAACAACTGTATGATATTAGTTCGACTTACGATCATCCGTATCCagcttttcttcatttgctgAAAACTTCTTACTTTCGCcatcatcttcattttttttcttattccaaaagaaaatactgcagttATGAatattttacttgtttttcaGGTTATACATGAACAACATTATATTCACAACATTTATGCAGCCCGCACAGAAAGAGGACAACATGGAAGCCATATAAAAAGTGTAAAAGAGGAATATTAGGAAAGtactaaaataaaatgacaGAGGTTCCTCAGACTCCgtgggaggggagaaaaaacataactaaacaaaaaaagaccacaaacaaaccaacccacaCATACAAATGCCCTACATTTTTCACAAGGAATAAGCAGAAGGTTTTCATCTGAGAAGCAAAACACATCAAATGGTGAGTAATTTATTCCACTAATTCTTTTATATCATGTCAGTATGTTTATAATAATGTACAGAAGGAAAACCAAGTAAAATCTCTTCTCCTTGCACACTAAAGTCTGTATCACAACAATTTATAATCAGTGACTCAGTATCTAGGAGGGCATAATTAGTACAACAGGAAATCCATTCCTTGTGGTCGGGAGGAGACAAAATTCTTGCTTTGCTCAAACTCTTTATGTTCTTTCCTGTCAAATAAATTTAACTAGAGATAGGGAAATCTCACAGTTAGTTCAGCTTCAGCATAAACCACACCAACACAGCCTCCCCACAATCAAAGAGCATACGTGGCATCTGCCGTGAGACTGCTGCCTTAATGACcaatttaatgagaaaaataaacagatattaTCAGTCTCTGAGGTAGCCTAGCAATTAGCTGTTTttaaagtaactaattagtatTTACTAGGTTTCTTCAGCAAGGCTTAGGATTGGCTGGAACCAGATGACCTCTAAGAtaccttccaactcaaaccactCAGTAATTCTATTGTATCACCAACTTCTGCTTAATCTTTCTTACTGAGTCAAATTTGATATCATTCTTTATTCCTGGCTACACTAGTCTTTAAAGAACTGTTACCAGTAATTGGCAAGTTACCAGCACTAATGACCTGCCAAAATTCAGTTATTTACCTTACACATAAAAACtagcacaaataaaaacaatctgAGAATTGCATATTTTGGGGAGAGAGACAGGAAAGCTCCAAGGGGCTTGACAGACTGTTTCCTCATGGAATGCTATTCCATAAAGTCACTTTCTACAACGCACTTGGATGCTTATTTATGTAAGCACTTACTGCCAACCCTTACCTGTCTGTGCAAGTGCCTTCCTGAACAGCAGTACAATAACTGTACAATGCAAACTTTTGCATACAGGAttggaattaaaataataataaaaccagTTCATATAGCTATAAATGTCTCAAGATGTCAGAAGGAAGTCAGTAATTAAGTGAGTTCTTAAATCACTCTGTTAAAACTAAAGATGCAACTCGACATTTGCTTATTAAACAATTCACTGCAATGTCAAAGCCTGTACTATATCGTCTGGTTGTGGAAATAGCAAAGAATCCTTAATAAAAGGATCACAACAAGAAGGTTATCACATACTTTAGAAGTGTATGTGTCcctaataaaaatgaaattctaaCACTAATCCAGTGAGCCATTGCTATTAAATTGAAAGATATATGATATTCATGGAAGGTTTTTTAATAAGTGCTTTCAGAAATGAGTATGCAATACAATAGAGCTTCAAAGTAATAGTCTCCCTACCTTCTTCTTCTTGTCTTTAAATTGCTTTATTAAAGTGATCAAATGCTCCACTAGAAACATGAAGTACAAGCCTCCCAGTGCTGTAAGTCCTTTCCATGTAGAATCCAGGTAAGCACTCTCCTCTGTACTTTGAAAAACAAGATGCTTGTACATAGAGCCTTTTTGATCAAGCAGAGACTTTTCGTGGTGATGGTGATGGTTTCCATGAGACTAAGGGGCGAACAAAAGAGGCAAAGTCATTATATTCAGAAGAACTGTATATAAGAAACAGAaagtacttttctttttcctcatgtCTGGAGTCCAGACTTGACAATTTCCACAGGGCAAATGCTCTGCTTAGAGACTCAAACAATTACAAAGGAATCTGTTGGTTGGAAATTTATTGATAAGAACATACATTGCAAAGACTGAGAATAGGCCTGGTACTGGCCCACACACTGAAGTTGCACAGAGACAGTTTAATCCAAGGTGTACAGCTGCCCCCACACAAACTCCTGACACCATTTAAGCAGtggtcacagccagcacatCAGCTAGCTTCCCGTCTAAGACACTTCATAGATGCCAAACAACTTTTTCCACAAGGAAGATGgttgtaatttctttcttcaaagaaaGTCTGAcacttttcctctcctcactgGATACTGGAgtgttcagaaataaaaaacctttttacACACACCTCATTCACATGTATTTTGATTTACATAACCTcacacaaaaaatgcaaaattaactgaaaggaaaaagaaccaCCTGGTGGATTACAGGCAGGACTGGGTAACCACAGAATCTGAAGTCACTTTTATCCATTTTATTTGAAAGCTTTAACAAGTTACTTTtgagaggggaggagggggagaataTCTCTTTAAGAACTTcaagaaaggcagaaatttaGCAATCATATTCCCTTTTCATTGTCCCAATTACATAACAGCAATTCCAAAATCTATCAAGTGGTATTTTCCCCAGGACTTCAGAAGTGATGGattctggtttaaaaaaaatcacaatggGTAAGCTATCAACATAAGTGGCTTGTAACAAAAAATAGTTGCTTAttcatttcacttttaaagTGTTCAGTGAGCAATTTCCACTATCTCTAAAGTCCTCCATTaaactggagaaacaaaaaagagggGGGCAGCACTGCAATAAACCACTAAGAAAATTTATGCAAAGTTCTTGTATTCAAGGAACAATAAAGGGATGTGGTAGCATATATGACTAAGAGCAGGAAATAGAGTGGGATAATGCTATGAAGCTCTTGAACTTTTAAAGACTGTGAAATTAATAACACAGGTATTCCAAATGGAAAACCTTTCTATCAAACAACCTGCATAACAGGATTGAGAAATGACTCATCAAATGGGTATGAACTAATAGAGCACTAATACATACAGCTGTCAATTCTCTGCTTTGAGACAATTAATGAAACAGTAATTAATACTTACATGTGGAAGAAGGTGTAAGAAGGCATCTCCACTCAAGGTCCCCACAGCCAATGCCACAAGAAAACTcagaagaaatttgaaaaatactcGATTCATCAATGGTACCAATATAACACCCAGCAAGGAAAGAAAGCTGATGACAGAGATGGATATAAAACCACCAATCCAAGCTggccaaaaaagaaaaagtaacaaAAGTAAGTAACTGCTGTATATGATTTTGTTTGCTTAACATTTCTGTTATCAAACACACTTGATCATTCAATTAATCAGATCTTAACAAAAGATATGCCACAGAGATATCTCTCTAATGTTGGTGGAGTGCCAAATGAAAACACCTCTTACAACTATGAAATAGGTGTCTTGCATTTATAACCAACACAAACATTTGTCCATTAAGCTCTGATGTTACAAAAAAATGCAGCCTACCTATTTGCAGAGAGTAACTTTTTGGAGGAGTTTCAGCTTTTTCACTAGTAGCATGGACTATGCAGTATTTGCCATCGATCTGATTAATAAGAGCTGGACAGAGGTAACTAAATTCTGTAGCAGTCAACAATACTTGAGTGCCTATTCCATGCGACTGCATCAGTTTGGATGCATTGGAGCACTGTGGAAAGAGATAGTTTGGAGATTAACCAGAACCAAAATACCAGGATACATCTTAAAAGAACTGCACATCTCATCTTTattgaaatgcagcagcaccACGCGAAAGCAGCTATATCAACACAACTCAAAAATGGGTAACAAACTCATTTCATAAAAAATGTACTTCCACCCCAATCCTGCCTCAGTTGGTTTGGGAGTCTGGGTAGGTGATATATGATTATTACTCTTTCTCAGCACAAATGGGTCAGATGCTTTAATGTACAAATAGAAAAAGCCTAACACTTTTTTCAGCCAGTTTTAAAGGCCACCTAAGGAAGCATTAACAAGGTCTAATCCCTTTCTGTAGCAGTGACTACTGTGGAACATCTTGTACAGAGCATGTTGGAACATCTTGTACAGAGCATGTTGTACATACACTCCCTTGAGTAAATAGCTCCCCACTGTACAACCTACACACAGTCTCAGTGGGTTTAAAGAACAGCAGTACTTCTGCTTCGACAGTGCAGAACACAGCAACAACTTGTGAATTCAGCACCCACCATCACAGGCCACACAATATCCACTTGGAACTACCTGGCATGGCCGCAAACATTAAGatcctgctttctttttaaagcctTTAATGGAAAGGGATCTGactatttaagaaaaatgtctaCAACACAACTAACCTTGTGAATATAACACCATATTCCCTCAATGTTAAGTCCCAAGGAAAGTCGTTTGCATGTGTTTGGCTATGGGTATTGTTACAGCACAAAACTCACAGTCAGGTAAACAATAAGCACCTGAAAAATAAGCCTGGTGGATCTGGATTCCTGAGACTACAACAGAACCGGCCTCACCTCttgagtgttttgttttttcagtttagaATAGAGGTTGCTCCCTCTCTCCAATTCCTTCAGAGAAGCATGAGATTCATTTGCCTTTGTGGCACCAAACCCGGTGGCATTGCGGCCCCCTGTGACATTAAGGGCCCCAGGGCCAGCTGCACCCACACGAACAACCGTCTTGACTTCTCCGGGCTGTGCGTTCTGGAGCTCGGCGTGGCCGCCTGCAGAAGCTGTGATGACGGACGCCGTGATCTCGTGAGCCGCGCTCTTGCTGCGCACAAAGTTCTGCTGCCGCTCCATGCTCTCGGCTTTGTGAGGCTCCTTTGCGTGGCCGTTCCTGTGGTCTTTGCTAGCATCAGATTCATGGTTTGGACACGCAGTCTTCTCAGAGCTTTTACTCAATGAAACGTGGTTATGATGAGAGTGATGATCGTGGTCATGGTCATGATGGTCGTGATGGTAGTGACTGTGGTCATGATCATGATCATGATCGTGGCTTATTTTAATCCTTTTCATTTTATCTATACCAATGTTCTGTAGCAGTTTTCTAAACCCATCAATTGACAGAGAGTTGTTTTCTCCATAACGATTAAAAAGTTCTTGAAGGTGCAACTTCTGTATTAGTCCTGCCAAGTCAGTATTGACACCCACTGTCTTCTCTGGGAAAGCTCTCTCCGATGTATGCACAACAGTAGCCGTCTCCACTCCATGATGGTAACTTTCACACAGCAGTATGGAAAACGATACAAGGAAAATAACTGATACCGTACTCTCCATTGCCGTTCCTTTACATTAGTGAAAATAAtctggaaaaagaggaaaatttaaataatttgcacAAAACCGATCACGTTGTACTCCGTAATACACAATCATTATTtgcttaaacaaaaaaaacccacaacaaacaaaaccaaaccctgctCGAAGTATCAATGCAGCAAGAGACATTTAAATTTCTTACACATTCAGCACTTCTGCCAGATGTGTTGCCTCGGGCAAAAGAAGAAGCTGAATGCCACAATGAGGTCACTGGCCATGAACACCTCCCCAGGTGCCAGCTTGCTTTTGTTTAGCTCTGCCTGAGTCACTGCTAATACAGGCTACGCAACGAGAGCCCTCAAGGGTGCACCAACTAAGTTCTAGATTCGAGTTCTCTCGTGCTTAAAAGAAGTCCTGTAATTTCTCTCTTAGCAATGAATAAGTCGTATGAATTACATGTTCCCGCCTAAAAATCGAAACTCTCAACCCTTCATCACTGGATTTCCCGCAGGTTTCGGCAAACCAGCTGGGCGAGTGTTTACAGCACTccataaaatttttatttttttatgctgtCACGTTCTGTCTTTGTTTTAACATTAGTGGGGCACGGCTCCTTTCACTaggcaggacagccctgctgtggaCCAGATGCTCACAAGTGCGAGCGTTTGTGTGCTTCATTCCATAAATACTCCAGCAGGGCTGCGAATTAACTCCTATGGAGACTGCGCGCAGGGCTATGCTGCCTCAGCCCTTTCCCAGGGAGATACGGAGAACCTCCGTTTCCAGAAATATTAGTCAGCCTGAAAACCCCACACCGCAGCTGGAAAGAGACGGCTGCGAGGGGACCTCGTCATTGTCCGTCAGTATTTGAAGGAGGAGTGCCAGGAGGATCGATCCAGGGGGTGCCCAGCAATGGGACAAGAGGCAAAGCAACTGATGCACAGGGAGCGGCCCCGGAATATGAGGCAGAACTTTACTGTGCGGGTGAccgagcactggaacagacCGTCCAGAGAGGGTGCGGAGAGTCCCTCACTGGACGCACTCCCGTGCCACGTGCTCCGGgatgaccctgctggagcagggtggcaGGACCAGACCCGGCTCCACcgtgctccctcccagcccgtGCCCCTCGGGGGCTGTGACCCGCAGGAGCCGCTCAGCGCCCCCGGCCGCCGCTGCGACCCCGCACGGGCGGAGGCGGCCCCGGCCGCCCGCGCTGCCCTGAGCGGGGCCCGGGCACGGCACACGCCGCGCCACGAGAGGCCgccgcagggagaggggtgaggagggggaggaaaagaagCCCGAGGTTACctctcccgccgccgccgggccgggctgaGCCGCACTGCCACCGCCCGCCCGcgccggccgcgccgcaccCGTGGGCTCCcgttcccttccctttccttttccgGGTACGGCGGCCGGCGCGCGCCGCtccggcgggggcggggccgcctcACGTGGGGCCCGAGCGGCCTCGACGGCGCCCGGGGATCCCGGAGCCTGCCAGGCTGTCCCGGCAGGAAGGCTGCATCCCGAGGGGCTCCCTGCTTCAGAAAACACTGGAGTGTGGGTTTAGTGTTTCGTGGGACGTGTGGATAACCCCCAAAGAGTTAAAAAGGATGAGGGTCAGAGGGGACTGCTCTTCCCAGAAAACACGAGTCATTCAGGGCTGGCAGCGGTGCTTTGGTGATGGCGCTGGGTGGGGCAGCATTCCTTGGGGCCTGGAAAGGGTTTTGTACAAGGACTGCCGGTGTTACAGAGAGTGCGTGCTTTGAGGGGAGCAAGGGCCGGAATTGGGCTTGTGAGCAAAGGGTGCAGGTGGATGGCCAGGGATGTTGGGTTTCCACGGCATCCACAGCCCTTTGCAGTGAGCTCTGTTTGGCCAAACCTGGCATTATAATTAATGAGCTGGCAGGAGAATCACTCTATGCACGAGTGGACAAAGAGACAGTAAGAAAGGACTGAGATCACCTTGGAGAAAGGCTTGAAACTTGCTAAAAGCATGTTGCTTTCTTCTGACAAAACATATTGTGTTTTTCAAATGTTGCTTTGCTGTACCACTAACTGGTCATGAGCCTCACTCTGTCCCAGGCACAGGCTCTCTTACACTTCCCGTTTCTTTCTCCAGCATTTCCAGAGTTTTTCTGTCTATCACCACATGATTAATATTGCTGGTAAAGTGGGTGCTGTTGTGCTTATACCCATGGCCACTGCCTCTGGAATTTGGCCTCTCTGGTGTGATCAGTTACCAAGGTTTTTCAGCTTGCTAGAGTGTGAAGACAGCACTGAATCCTGCCCTAGTATCTGGCTTTACTGATGATTTCTGAATGTTATGACAGTGACTCAAACTTAacatccaaaccattctgagccatctttctcctgctgcctgcactccTGACAGTGCCACCTTGCTCACCCGTCAGGAGGTGACAGATGTCTGTTCTTTATGTCTAATACCTCCCACTCACTGACTGAATTAAACCTCTTTGTTCATGAGTTCAGCTGACTGAAGGACAGAAGTGTGCGTTGTGAACAACTCCAGAAATAGAGAGCAACACATCAGAAGGTTATGGATTTGTTCCATGCACTTGCTTTTGAAgtactgaaaaatattctgagtcATTCAACCCTactctttatatttttttttcttttcccctgaagGAAGAACAGGAGGCTATAAATGCAGGAGTGGATGGGGTtggtgtgtttggggtttttttgtttaatgttaATTCATTTTGCATTAACACCATTTACCATGTGCCTTTCTATTATTTCAGTAATGCTAAATTTGTGCCTAAGATGCTAATGTTAGGCATTTGTTTGtggattgtttattttttttttaatcttttgaaATTACAGCTGCTATGGGATGCAGCCTCTTTTTCTAGCCTCTTGAATGCATGGACTGTCTTTCTTTCATTGTGTCAAATCTGGAATTTCCCCTCACATCTTGTCAAGGTCATTTACAAACCTAAGTATCGGAGCTTAGGTCACACAGAACTGGTCTTCAGCACTCTCTAtctcttttatttaatttgagtAGTTAACATGCATCAgctaggcaaaaaaaaaaaaaaattaaaaatccattgcAGTAAAAACAATTCACCTAAAATGCTTATTTGCAGTAAAACTTGAGGTCATGTTTATTTTACCCGAACTTATCTCAGTATGTTTATCTTGTGGTAAAATTGAAgtactttaatattttatttcccattctGTTATTTACTGTTTTAGTCTGAATACATGTCCAACTGTGGGCTCTGGAGTAGTTGTGATTACATGAAACAAAGGTCTTGGTGACCCTTGTGAATAGCTTAATGAATGCATAAAAATCTCTCAGCCCTTGGACAAATGGGAAGCATTAATCAGAGAGTTGGTAGAGAACAAAGTAGGAAGCAGCTTGATTGCTGTCTTAGTCCATCATGGAGCTGCATAACTATAGTCTGTAGCTCCAGGCCCCTGTTACAAAAAGGATATGTTTGGACTTGAAAAGATCATCTTTGCTGggattcttttttgtttatttgtttgtctgGTTGGTTGTTTTCAGGAGGTGACAATCTtttcagcagggaaaatggATGAGGAAGAAGGGGATGAAAGTGGAAAAGCTTGTGAAATAATACCACATGTTTAACTTATGTGATTGGTGTTGCCTAAAAATTTCTTGATTGCTGTGCTGAGTGTGTGCCAGTGCAAATGCCTTAAGACTTACCACTTGAGAACCATTAAGGAGTTCCAGTCTCTTAGCAAGGCTTTATCGGAGCTGTGTTGTGTGAGCTCAACATTATGCACTTAATGGATGTGATGATAGGGAAGTGGGCCTGATCTACCCTTCTGTGGTCCTTCTAAGCTTCTACCCCTAAAAGTTTCTTGAGATTTAgaaagtttttatttccttgcctTTTAACTTTTTATTGAGACCAGCTATGCAATTAGATGTATTAGATGCTTTATAAAATAAGTGAAAACTCTGAAAGTTGAAAACTTTGGTTTTAAACTGCTAAGTTGTTACCATAGGAGTTCTGGACAGCTGAAACCTCACACAACAGTCCCATGCCTTTCTTTAAAATCTCCAGTAATCCTTTTATTCTATTAACAACATTTCACAATTGTAAAGAAATCCCTGAATCAGGAATTCTTTGCTGTTGTTCCAGTAAGTTCCTCTTTTCAGTACTATGCTGAACAACAAGTTGGCAATTGCATATTTGATGTTATTGTATTCTGTCTCCTAAAGATACATTTTAATATAGCAATgtcctttgtttgtttgtgtgtgcactCTATGGTGGTTTTCAAAATCCTTAGAAttctctctggaaaaaaaaaatttggtgtTACTGGTTATGTTATGTCTCCCAAATGGCTACAGATTTTCCTCAACCTACAAGCTGAGCTTTGTAGGGGagtgttggtttggtttttgggtttttttgtttggttggtttttaattAGCATAAATACataacagtaattttttaagaaaagaaacataTATGAATATATAGAGTACAGAATTCTTTATGTAAGAATCTCCACAACCTTCTCCTGTGCTCCTTGTCTTTCTTTAGTGGCTCATTCTCATGTCACAAATTCTTTTCTGAAGACCTCTCTGAAACAGAGAGGTTTTATCTGAAGAAATAATTATCTGGAAGCTTCACAGCAAGAGCATTGGATCCTTTGTGTGCTGTGCTTAGCTGCACAGATGTCTGGGGAAGCACTAACTGCCAGGGTGGGGCTTTGACTTATATCATACATTTTCTTAGAAATTGTGACTATAGACATGACCTGcttgcaaataatttctgaagaatAAGCCCTGAAATTATTGAAATAGtaaagaatagaaataaaatgttgaaattATGCTATTTCCCCCTGCAGAGCACCTTTTGCCTTTAGCCTGATCTGTCAGTTATTGAAGTCTGTGAAAAAATTCCCTAGGGATTTGAACATATGATCACAGACACTTATAAACCAAAAACTTTGCTGTTTGGGTCTGCTCTAATTTTTGTGTTCAGTAATTTTGattatattttgtgtttttcaatGCTTATGATGCATGTATCAGTATTGTAAATAATTTGTAAACTGTTAAGCTGTGCTTGATAATGTAACAATATAGCACAGGTAAGTGTCTTGGCATAAGCTGTATGTAGAGTTATCAGAGGCTCATTGCCATGAGCTCAGAGGAGCAATGACTTGAGGGCAAACTCAAACCTTGGCACCAAGTGTGAAATTCTCCAGACAAGTTAATGGAAGAAGCTGGCTGGATCACTACAGGCATCCTATCACCCTGAGAGGGACATTGAAGTCATTATGGGATGCAGGGAAAGTAGTTCTTGGGATTGTGCAAAGCTTCTTATAAAATGTTTAGGGGAAGGACCAAGGTGGGTAAAAGGAGGATCAAGGTAATTTGAGAAGGGACAAAGGACAATACGGGCCAGTTGCAAGGCTGCTGATAAACAGTTGAAGATGCATGCTCTGTTTTTCCAGCCTTGCAACTGAACTCCATTGGTAACTTTGTTGATGAGGGTCTGTCTGTCCATTCTGTGTGGGTGAATAAGTAAGTGCCAATGGCTGGAGAGGACAGCAGGAGTCACGGGGGCCCTTGCTTGTGATATCAGCAGCTGGAAGGACAAATGTGTGGAGGTGCCAGCAACTGGACAGGTTATAAGTGTGTAAGTCAATATGCCATAGGTGTTTGTGTGTCTGAAGTGACAGCAACTGGAAAGACTGGAGTGCATGCATATTGTGTGGGTGTGTGCATCAGTGTGTGTAATTTATAGCTAATGAACATTAAGCTGGAGCTCCAAGCTGGCTGTTGGAAGGACCCACGGAATTAGGGGGCGAGGCTGTGAGGGAGCCGGTTTGTATGTGAGACAAGTGTCAGGCCAGGGATTCAGAAGCTTGGTATAGATTGACTAAGACCAGAGAGAGCCACAGGGTGTGTGtcagtgtgtgcatgtgtgcacaTGCTCCAGTGGGTCTGGGAGCCAGCAGCCTGTGGGGCTCCGGGCCGCAGGGGCTTTTAtgtccaggtgccagcaactggagacagcagaagatCCTGCAGCCAGTAACTAGACAGATGGAGTGTCtaagagcagctgctggagggatCTGTATTGTATCCATGTATGCATTCCTTGCTCACAGGCTTTCATCCTAATCAGCCAGATGGGGGAACAGGATGTGGGTGCCGGTGCTATTGGTGATTGCATGAGTGTGTGTTTAGGTCTGTGTATCTGTGTGACTGCCTCTCTGTGGGTACTATGCACCTCCACCTTTTTTTGAGAAAACCTGCTCAACCTCACTGCTGTGGTATCTAGGGCAGCAACAGCCTGGCCTCTACTGGGCAATGAGATTTGGTAAACTCTAGGAATTATTGTTGTTTGAGTATTGTGGTGGCATCAGATCTCAGACGCAGAAAAGGCTGAGTTTTCAGGAAAAGAGTGtaagcagaagcaaaatataCTAGAAAAGAGTATGGAGAAAatgagtaagaaaaaaaagataaaaacactCCAGAGAAACCTATTCAGAATTGCAGAAATATGCACTTTGTTATATAGCAAGGTACACAGTACACAGTACAATAGTAGGCAATGATTTTATACATTCTTGTAGGTGCTATTGACTGAAAGATGCTGAAAGAAGAGAGTAACAGCATTTATTCATGCATGGCATGC includes:
- the SLC39A6 gene encoding zinc transporter ZIP6, which translates into the protein MESTVSVIFLVSFSILLCESYHHGVETATVVHTSERAFPEKTVGVNTDLAGLIQKLHLQELFNRYGENNSLSIDGFRKLLQNIGIDKMKRIKISHDHDHDHDHSHYHHDHHDHDHDHHSHHNHVSLSKSSEKTACPNHESDASKDHRNGHAKEPHKAESMERQQNFVRSKSAAHEITASVITASAGGHAELQNAQPGEVKTVVRVGAAGPGALNVTGGRNATGFGATKANESHASLKELERGSNLYSKLKKQNTQECSNASKLMQSHGIGTQVLLTATEFSYLCPALINQIDGKYCIVHATSEKAETPPKSYSLQIAWIGGFISISVISFLSLLGVILVPLMNRVFFKFLLSFLVALAVGTLSGDAFLHLLPHSHGNHHHHHEKSLLDQKGSMYKHLVFQSTEESAYLDSTWKGLTALGGLYFMFLVEHLITLIKQFKDKKKKKKNEDDGESKKFSANEEKLDTDDRPEGYLGVDSQDPSTFISQQPTVQEEEEVMIAHSHREEVDNEYVSRGCRNKCHSHLHDTLGQTDHLSHHHHDYHHILHHHHHQNHHPHSHSQRYSREELKDAGIATLAWMVIMGDGLHNFSDGLAIGAAFTEGFSSGLSTSVAVFCHELPHELGDFAVLLKAGMTVKQAVLYNALSAMLAYLGMATGILIGHYADNVSMWIFALTAGLFMYVALVDMVPEMLHNDASDHGCSRWGYFLLQNAGILLGFGIMLLISVFEHKIVFSINL